The sequence below is a genomic window from Triticum urartu cultivar G1812 unplaced genomic scaffold, Tu2.1 TuUngrouped_contig_6234, whole genome shotgun sequence.
AGCTTCATCCAGTCGGCTTATTGCAGCCCTTGACAGTGCCACCTCGTGTCTGGGAAGACATCTCCATGGATTTCACTGAGGCACTTCCGAAGGTGGGCGGCAAGAGTGTGATCCTGACCGTCGTGGACCGTTTCTCCAAGTATGCGCATTTCATCCCCTTGGCGCATCCGTACACTGTAGTGTCTGTTGCTAAGGCCTTCTGCTCCAACATTGTCCGACTTCATGGGTTTCCAACATCCATCGTTTCGGACAGGGATGTGGTTTTCACTTCGGGCTTTTGGAAGGCTTTGTTTGCCGCCATGCGCGCTTGCACATGAGTTCAGCCTTCCATCCGCAGTCTGATGGACAATCTGAGGCCGTCAATCGCGTCATCACCATGTGCCTTCGTTGCATAACTGGGGATCGCCCACAGCAGTGGCTCCAATGGTTGCCTTGGGAAAAGTACTGCTACAACACTTCGTACCACTCAGCATTGAAGGACACTCCTGTCAGGGTGGTTTATGGACGGGATCCCCCCTCACTCCGGGACTATACGCCGGGCGAGATTCGCCATCAGGCGGTGGAACGGCAGATCATCGACCGCGATCAATTCTTACTCGACATCCGTGATCGTCTCCTTCAGGCAGCACAACAGTACAAGCATTACTATGATGATAAGCATCGGGCCCTTTCTTTTGATGTTGGAGAATGGGTTTGGCTCCGTCTTCAGCATAGGTCGGTTCCTTGGAGTAGGCGCCAAAGGGAAATTGGCTCCCAAAAATTATGGGCCTTTCAAAGTCCTCGCTAAAATCGATACGGTTGCTTATCATTTGGAGCTGCCCCCACGCGCCCGCATTCACAATGTCTTCCATGTCGAGGTCCTGAAAAGCACCATGGTCCGCCGCCGGAAGTTCCGCCGATGCTTCCACCTCTGTTTCAGGGTCAAGTACATCCAACCCATGTCCAAGCATTGCATGCTCGTATTGCTCGGGGTGCCTAGTAGGTGCTCATTCACTGGGAGGGCCAGCCGGCATCTGCTGCATCATGGGAGGATGTCACACCCTTCCGCGAACGTTATCCAAGCTTCCAGCTCAAGGACGAGCTGTTTCAAAATGGAGGGGGAGATGTCATGTGGGGCCAGCCCTATAGGCGCAAAGGACCTGTGCGGGCCAGCCCTGTACCTGCATAAAAATATGTCCTTGTTTAATTATAGTCATTTTAGATTAGGAGTTTGGGTATTAGTTGGAAAGGTTTAGTCCTGAAAAAGGTTACCCTGCCAACACCCAATTGTAGTAGGAGTCTGTAATCTGGTCTTGTAATTAGGCTATATATAGCCAGCCCTTGGGATCAATAAACGTCAAGCAGAGAATAACCTACACCCTCACCTCCCTTGCTCCTGCGTTACGGCGCCCCTCCTCACCCCCTTCTCCAACAATAGGCCGACGAGGGGTACACCCTCGACCTCCTACCTGCGCGACAATCAGCCGGGCCGTGACATTTTCATTGGGCATTTGACCTATCCGATGTGACAACACTGACGGCTAACAGTTGACCGCGGAGCTGAACTGTTCGCTCAACGAGTTCCCATGCACCTACTTGGGTATGCCTGTTCGCTCAATGAGTTCCCGTGCACCTACTTGGGCATGCCTCTCGGATTCAAGAGATTGAAGAGGGTCCATTATCAGGCCATTTTTTATAAGCTTCAACGTAAAAACAACTTCATGGAACAAGTTGAACTTGCCTTCCAACTAATGGCCATGGCTGTCGTTGGCTATGGCTGTCTTGGATGGACAGCTCGAGGCCGTGGATAGGGCTGCCTTTGCCTGTGAATGATGTCGTCAAGTCCCTGTTTGTGGCTTCCATCAGATTCAACATTGGCGATGGTGCGGCAACCCAATTCTGAACGGATCCTTGGTTAAATAAAACAAGTTTCAGCATAAAATACACAGAGCTATTTCGTCAATGCACGATTCCACGTAGCGTAGGATCACAATTAAAGATGCCTTGGCACAGGACAAATGGCTGCGTCACTTCAAGGCTGATCTGACTGCAGCTTCCTTACTCCAGTTCTTGGGGACGTGGAACAATCTCCATCAGTTTCAGCTTACCACTGGCCAGCCAAACTCATTGACATGGCTCTGGACTGCTAATGGCACCTACAGTGCTAGCTCGGCCTATGCTCTGCACTTCTCAGGTTGTATCAAGCCACCTTTTGCCAAGATGGCCTGGAATTGTGATGCTCCACCCAAATGTCAATTGTTCACTTGGCTAGCTTGGCAAGGCCGGTGCTGAACTGCGGATAACCTTGCCCGCCATGGCTGAGCATGTGCTTAACTGCATCTTTTTACGATCTGTCCTTTTGCTTCAGAGCTATGGCGTCTAGTATTGGACAAGTTGCAGCAACCGGCTAGTCTCATTCCGGCAAAACCTGATGGTACTCTTGACTGCTTGGTGCGACCGTAGCTCCTTGGATCTCACTCAAGATGCAGCCAAGTCCCGGAGATCGATCGTGGCGCTCGTTTGGTGGTCAATCTGGAAAGAAAGGAATGAATGTGTCTTCAGGCATCACTCATGCTCAGTCACCACTTTGTTCCGGAAACTCCAGATGGAGGCTCAGATGTCGACTGAGGCTGGCCAGATGCGTGTCCTACTGCTTGCCGGCCATCCTCGTGAGCCTGATTAAATGCGAGATTGCCTGTTTCCCCCTtcgttttgttttcttttctccTTCTTTGGGAGCATTTCACTCAGGTTTAGTGCCTGGGCTGTAAAACTCTGTTCCTATCCTATCTATTTGTAACGAAAGCAGTGTAAACTGCCTTTTGTCAGAAAAGATGTCATCAAAAGCTGCCAGTTTTCCCAAGCATTACTACAGATAGCAAATGATAGTTGCAGCTTAAAACCCTCTTGTCTATCATAACAGCATTGCGCCAGTCACATTCCATTCATTCACCACGCACCTACATATCTGAAGTTAACATGTCTATCCTATCTCCCTGGCTCCTTGCTCAGTTTTTTTCAAGAAGAAATTATCAAGCAAGGCATATGCAAATATGACCATCCTTTTTAACTGTTAACCTCAATTAATAATATCACAATTGGCACAGGAACAAATTACATGCTTCGCTCTTCTAATTTAATTCTGAGGCTCCATCAATCCAGAATGAACATAAATACCAATTTTGCTGGTACAAATTGTATGCTACCAATTTGCATCAGCATGGACAATTAGCTCCAAATGTAATCTCCCACAACAGGAATGAAGTGCAGCCTTAATTTTATTTCCCAATCAGAATATCCAGGAACTACTATAGGAACATATAAGTACTAACTAAAACAAAGATCGCCAAGATTTGTTCCCAAAAGAAGAAATCTCTGACCTCGATGCGCTCATCAAAGAACGGCCTGGAGCAACCACTACTCCTCGAGCTGCTTGAGCTCGGCCTTGAGCTGCTCCATCTTGAGCCCCATGGACCTGCGGAGCGCGTCGGCGTCTGCGGGCGGGACGCGCGCAAGCAGCGCGTCGAAGGCGCCGAGGGCCTCGCCGGCCGCGTCGCGCGCGCAGGCGGCCTCCTCGTTGAAGTACACCGTCTCCTTGCTGTCCATGGCAGCCTCGATCTCCTCCCGCGCTTCGGCGAACTTGCGGTTCACCTCGTCGACGTCCTTGC
It includes:
- the LOC125530327 gene encoding embryogenesis-like protein isoform X2, whose amino-acid sequence is MHRNPRVLLRAAAYLLRPSTAAPQPLTNARPPLPLSPRGLILPAQRRAFSTDYGKDVDEVNRKFAEAREEIEAAMDSKETVYFNEEAACARDAAGEALGAFDALLARVPPADADALRRSMGLKMEQLKAELKQLEE